One window from the genome of Clarias gariepinus isolate MV-2021 ecotype Netherlands chromosome 15, CGAR_prim_01v2, whole genome shotgun sequence encodes:
- the cep19 gene encoding centrosomal protein of 19 kDa, translating into MQIIAKQCGIKFDPPSVILIYENKQTNKLRKRVMPVRSFSQYSDCGRAAERLKHHPRHGHYLDSVSLEQLVRLHTVLRDHLRGLSVEESLKGQHHSHTPEEDLNKLSDEELNRHKTQMDVLFELNRRHKNDPDFVYDLEVEFPETSARETCSWDQSDEEF; encoded by the exons ATGCAGATAATAGCCAAGCAATGTGGGATTAAGTTTGATCCACCTTCAGTCATCCTCATATATGAAAATAAACAGACCAACAAGTTGCGCAAGAGAGTAATGCCAGTGAGGAGCTTTTCACAATACTCAG ACTGTGGCAGGGCTGCGGAGAGACTGAAGCATCATCCCCGTCACGGACATTACCTGGACTCTGTGTCACTGGAACAGCTGGTGAGGTTACACACGGTGCTCCGGGATCATCTTCGTGGTCTCAGCGTGGAGGAGAGTCTGAAAGGACAGcatcactctcacacaccagAGGAAGATCTCAACAAACTCAGTGACGAAGAGCTAAACCGGCACAAAACGCAAATGGATGTGCTGTTCGAGCTGAACCGGCGGCACAAAAACGACCCAGACTTTGTGTACGACCTTGAGGTGGAGTTTCCTGAAACCAGTGCACGGGAAACCTGTAGCTGGGACCAGTCAGATGAAGAGTTTTAA